A genomic region of Vitreimonas flagellata contains the following coding sequences:
- the dmeF gene encoding CDF family Co(II)/Ni(II) efflux transporter DmeF, translated as MSTPVTIPHSFTHDHVFLARDHDRNTRRTMWVVVLTVIMMVAEIVAGGIYGSMALLADGFHMATHAGALAIAFLAYRYAKRHARNPNFTFGTGKVGDLAGFGSALVLAVIALAIGAESLQRLFAPGHVAFDQALLVAIVGLVVNLVSAWLLSAQGGSDKHEDHPHHHSDHHHAHGHDNNLRGAYLHVLADALTSVLAIVALAAGKFGGWIWLDPLMGIVGALVIARWSWGLMRDTAEVLLDRADPRLVAEIREQIEGPGDCRITDLHVWRLGPDAHAAIVSVITDAERALLQARLAHVHELAHVTLEIREAAAAT; from the coding sequence GTGAGCACGCCGGTGACAATACCTCACTCCTTCACCCACGACCACGTGTTTCTCGCGCGAGATCATGACCGTAACACGCGGCGAACGATGTGGGTCGTCGTGCTGACAGTGATCATGATGGTTGCGGAGATCGTCGCCGGCGGCATCTACGGTTCGATGGCGCTGCTGGCGGATGGTTTCCACATGGCCACGCACGCCGGGGCGCTGGCGATTGCGTTTTTGGCTTACCGCTACGCAAAAAGGCATGCGCGCAATCCGAACTTTACCTTCGGGACCGGCAAAGTCGGCGATCTGGCAGGCTTTGGCTCGGCGCTGGTATTGGCCGTGATAGCGCTCGCCATAGGCGCTGAATCGCTTCAGCGACTATTTGCTCCAGGACACGTCGCTTTCGACCAGGCGCTGTTGGTCGCGATCGTCGGCCTTGTCGTCAATCTCGTCAGCGCATGGCTTCTGTCCGCCCAAGGCGGGAGCGATAAGCACGAAGACCATCCCCATCATCACAGCGATCATCACCACGCGCACGGGCACGACAACAATCTTCGCGGCGCCTATCTGCACGTGCTCGCCGACGCCCTTACTTCAGTGCTTGCGATCGTAGCGCTCGCGGCCGGCAAGTTTGGCGGCTGGATCTGGCTCGACCCCTTGATGGGCATCGTCGGCGCCCTCGTGATCGCCCGCTGGTCCTGGGGGCTCATGCGCGACACCGCTGAGGTCCTGCTGGACCGCGCCGATCCCCGCTTGGTTGCTGAAATTCGCGAACAGATTGAAGGCCCTGGCGATTGCCGCATCACCGATCTCCATGTCTGGCGCCTCGGGCCCGATGCGCACGCGGCAATTGTGAGCGTGATTACGGATGCGGAGCGCGCTCTTCTGCAAGCCCGTCTCGCACACGTGCACGAACTTGCTCATGTAACTTTGGAGATACGCGAAGCCGCAGCAGCGACGTAG
- a CDS encoding metal-sensing transcriptional repressor, producing MSHTIKSKTQLLARVRRIAGQLKRIEAALEEEAGCETVLHLLAGARGAFIGLSEEIIADFVREHVSGPRLSPAERQAAGEELITLIRRYGQ from the coding sequence ATGTCCCATACGATAAAGTCAAAAACCCAATTGTTGGCGCGCGTACGGCGGATAGCCGGACAGTTGAAGCGGATTGAGGCAGCCCTGGAAGAGGAAGCTGGTTGCGAAACCGTGCTTCACTTACTCGCGGGCGCGCGCGGTGCGTTCATTGGCCTGAGCGAGGAAATCATCGCCGATTTTGTGCGTGAGCATGTCTCAGGCCCGCGCCTCAGTCCTGCTGAACGTCAGGCAGCGGGGGAAGAACTCATCACGCTTATCCGTCGATACGGACAGTGA
- a CDS encoding TolC family protein → MSTRVLAALYGVASLAGVACEAHAQAQQAPTLTREDALERALADDPNVAAADANERAADASLRQAGRWSNPTLEITRENFEGSGLYSGSDRAETTYGLRQPLELGGDRSARRHIAESERDLARLGAGLERLDVVEEVEHAFIDAQAAEATLAVAEERLAVAQDLAAAVNRRVQAARDPFMAGSRAQARLAEAEIEAQSARRAAISARERLASYWNGTSEFRVELTSFQRLGDAPRDVLQAPIPDLQLGAARQARAEAQLRLERARRIPDVDVQVGLREFSETDETALVVGFAAPLQLWDRNSDNVTRARAERDRAGHQREALARAAARQRGALLNQMDTARLEVEGLDARVIPSSEEALRFARDGYVRGAFSYIDVLEAQRALTEARLRRIASLRSYHRALASLERLSGVRAEEISQ, encoded by the coding sequence TTGTCTACCAGAGTATTGGCGGCCCTTTATGGGGTCGCGAGCCTCGCGGGCGTCGCCTGCGAAGCTCATGCGCAGGCGCAACAAGCGCCGACGCTGACGCGCGAAGACGCGCTTGAGCGCGCGCTTGCTGACGATCCAAACGTCGCCGCGGCGGACGCCAATGAGCGCGCTGCGGATGCGAGCCTGCGTCAGGCCGGGCGCTGGAGTAATCCAACGCTCGAAATCACGCGCGAGAATTTTGAGGGCTCGGGTCTTTACTCGGGAAGTGACCGCGCCGAGACGACCTATGGCTTGCGTCAGCCGCTCGAACTAGGCGGTGACCGGTCCGCCCGCCGCCACATTGCTGAGAGTGAGCGCGACCTCGCGCGCCTTGGCGCGGGGCTAGAGCGGCTCGACGTCGTCGAAGAAGTCGAGCACGCCTTCATCGATGCACAAGCGGCGGAGGCTACCCTCGCCGTGGCCGAGGAACGATTGGCGGTGGCGCAAGACTTAGCCGCGGCTGTGAACCGACGGGTCCAGGCCGCGCGCGATCCATTCATGGCTGGATCGCGAGCCCAAGCGCGCCTCGCCGAAGCCGAGATCGAAGCGCAAAGCGCGCGACGCGCGGCGATCAGCGCGCGTGAGCGGCTCGCCAGCTATTGGAATGGCACCAGCGAATTCCGCGTCGAGCTGACCTCGTTCCAGCGTCTTGGCGATGCGCCACGCGACGTGTTGCAGGCGCCCATCCCCGATCTTCAGCTTGGCGCAGCGCGCCAAGCGCGCGCCGAAGCACAGTTACGCTTGGAGCGGGCGCGGCGCATTCCGGACGTAGATGTGCAAGTCGGTTTGCGTGAGTTCAGCGAGACCGACGAAACCGCTCTTGTCGTCGGGTTCGCCGCGCCGCTCCAGCTTTGGGATCGCAACAGCGATAACGTGACGCGCGCGCGGGCCGAGCGTGATCGCGCCGGGCATCAACGCGAGGCCCTTGCGCGCGCCGCGGCGCGCCAGCGTGGGGCGCTCCTCAATCAGATGGACACCGCACGCCTCGAAGTCGAAGGCCTCGACGCGCGCGTCATCCCAAGCAGCGAAGAGGCGCTAAGGTTTGCCCGAGACGGCTATGTGCGCGGCGCCTTTTCCTACATCGACGTGCTCGAAGCCCAGCGCGCGCTGACTGAAGCGCGGCTTCGCCGCATCGCCTCGCTTCGTTCCTATCACCGTGCGCTCGCTTCGCTTGAGCGCCTTTCCGGCGTACGCGCCGAGGAGATTTCCCAATGA